In the genome of Phycisphaerales bacterium, one region contains:
- a CDS encoding AMP-binding protein, giving the protein MFLNTLLGWFVQALLRLRYRIQVCGLDAVAARGTRGILFLPNHPALMDPIIMTATLQHRFAVRPLADQDQIDRFFIRWLAQRVRVIRLPDIRRYGPGAKEEVQQVVSVCTAALQAGDNILLYPAGQIMRSRYEVIGSTSSVEQILRAAPETRVVLVRTTGLWGSSFGMARGAVPDVGHLLRKYAGLLLANFVVGLPRRTVKLTFVEPEDLPREGGRTALNSFLQDFYNAEAPAARHVPYGWWERGGPRELPEPTWNRLSGSLAGLPESTRARVCDYLRELSGVEQFDDDATLAHDLGLDSLAKAELMLWLGREFGFGEGDVDALQTVGDVLLAARGESVVTRPVELRPPPAGWHGAGGNTRATLPAGNTLTAVFLAQARRGPARYVVADQVRGALRYRNLLTGILALRPRLAALPGERIGIMLPAATGAAVTYFAALFAGKTPVMVNWTTGARNVQHALELCGVERILTARALVQRIESQGTDLAALHPRLVYLEDLAAGLSKWEKLAALVKAWCWWGELDRARVPDTAVVLLTSGSESLPKAVPLTHGNILTNLRDLLQVVELYNSDCLLGFLPPFHSFGLSITTILPLVAGARAVYHPSPTEAWALAQLTSLYGATLLCGTPTFLNGIVRASRAEQLATLRLCVTGAEKCPERVYAALAERCPQAVICEGYGISECSPVVSVNRVEDPRHGTIGLPLPSVEWVLVDPDNEQQRVPAGTTGLLLVRGPSIFGGYLGDEVASPFVEFEGRSWYRTGDLVSAAEDGVLTFRGRLKRFVKLGGEMVSLPAIESVLLEQYGRESDEGPTLAVEATPSEEHAEIVLFTTQPLDRAEVNQRIRTAGLSALHNVNRVEWVETIPVLGTGKTDYRALREHLRTQPGQ; this is encoded by the coding sequence TTGTTCCTGAACACGTTGCTCGGGTGGTTTGTCCAAGCACTTTTGCGGCTGCGCTACCGCATTCAGGTGTGCGGACTGGATGCAGTTGCGGCGCGCGGAACACGTGGCATCCTGTTCCTGCCAAACCATCCCGCCCTGATGGACCCGATCATCATGACCGCGACACTGCAGCACCGTTTCGCGGTACGCCCGCTCGCGGATCAGGACCAGATCGACCGCTTTTTCATTCGCTGGCTTGCGCAGCGAGTTCGCGTGATCCGGTTGCCCGACATTCGGCGCTACGGTCCCGGTGCCAAGGAGGAAGTCCAGCAAGTCGTATCTGTCTGTACGGCCGCGCTGCAAGCCGGTGACAACATCCTGCTTTATCCGGCCGGACAGATCATGCGCAGCCGGTACGAGGTGATCGGCAGCACGAGCTCGGTGGAGCAGATTCTGCGCGCGGCGCCCGAGACACGTGTCGTCCTGGTACGCACTACCGGCCTCTGGGGCAGCAGCTTCGGCATGGCGCGGGGTGCGGTACCCGATGTCGGCCACCTGTTGCGGAAGTACGCCGGGCTGTTGCTCGCCAATTTCGTCGTGGGCTTGCCACGACGCACGGTCAAGCTGACTTTCGTCGAGCCGGAAGACCTGCCGCGCGAGGGCGGGCGCACGGCTCTCAACAGCTTTCTGCAGGATTTCTACAACGCCGAAGCGCCGGCTGCGCGCCATGTGCCCTACGGCTGGTGGGAGCGCGGCGGTCCCCGCGAACTGCCCGAACCGACCTGGAACCGACTTAGCGGGTCACTCGCCGGACTGCCTGAGAGCACCCGGGCGCGGGTTTGTGACTACCTGCGGGAGCTTTCAGGCGTGGAGCAGTTCGATGACGATGCCACCCTTGCCCACGATCTCGGCCTCGACAGTCTCGCCAAGGCGGAGTTGATGCTGTGGCTCGGCCGGGAATTCGGTTTTGGCGAGGGTGATGTCGACGCCCTTCAGACGGTTGGCGATGTGCTGCTCGCGGCTCGCGGGGAGTCCGTGGTCACGCGGCCGGTGGAATTGCGGCCGCCGCCCGCCGGCTGGCACGGCGCTGGCGGGAACACACGCGCGACGCTGCCCGCGGGTAACACGTTGACGGCCGTATTCCTCGCACAAGCGCGGCGCGGACCCGCACGTTATGTCGTTGCGGACCAGGTGCGCGGCGCTCTCCGTTACCGCAACCTGCTGACGGGCATCCTCGCGCTGCGGCCGCGCCTCGCCGCTTTGCCGGGCGAGCGCATCGGCATCATGTTGCCGGCGGCAACGGGGGCCGCCGTCACGTATTTTGCAGCACTCTTCGCGGGTAAGACTCCAGTGATGGTGAACTGGACCACGGGGGCGCGCAATGTACAGCACGCGCTTGAGCTCTGCGGCGTCGAGCGCATCCTGACGGCCCGCGCGCTGGTGCAACGTATCGAATCGCAAGGGACCGATCTTGCGGCTCTGCACCCGCGCTTGGTTTATCTCGAAGACCTCGCGGCCGGCTTGTCGAAGTGGGAAAAACTGGCGGCACTCGTGAAGGCGTGGTGTTGGTGGGGCGAACTTGACCGCGCGCGGGTTCCGGATACGGCCGTCGTGCTGCTGACGAGCGGTTCGGAGTCGCTGCCGAAGGCGGTACCGCTCACCCACGGCAACATCCTGACGAACCTGCGCGATCTGCTGCAGGTTGTCGAACTGTACAATTCAGACTGTTTGCTGGGCTTCCTGCCGCCGTTCCACTCGTTCGGCCTGTCCATCACGACGATTCTACCGCTCGTGGCCGGCGCCCGGGCGGTCTATCACCCGAGTCCCACGGAGGCGTGGGCCCTGGCTCAGCTAACTTCGCTTTACGGCGCGACGCTGCTCTGCGGAACACCGACTTTCCTCAATGGCATTGTCCGAGCGTCGCGCGCGGAACAATTGGCCACGCTGCGGCTTTGCGTGACGGGTGCTGAGAAGTGCCCGGAGCGCGTCTACGCGGCTCTGGCCGAGCGCTGCCCGCAGGCAGTTATCTGCGAGGGCTATGGCATCAGTGAGTGCTCGCCGGTAGTGTCCGTGAACCGCGTCGAGGATCCGCGGCATGGCACGATCGGCCTGCCGCTGCCGTCGGTGGAATGGGTGCTCGTCGATCCCGACAACGAGCAGCAGCGCGTGCCGGCCGGAACCACCGGCCTGTTGCTGGTGCGCGGGCCGAGCATCTTCGGCGGATATCTTGGCGACGAGGTAGCGTCCCCTTTCGTCGAGTTTGAGGGCCGATCATGGTATCGCACCGGCGACCTGGTCAGCGCTGCTGAGGATGGTGTGCTGACTTTCCGCGGGCGCCTCAAGCGCTTTGTGAAGCTCGGTGGCGAGATGGTTTCGCTGCCAGCCATCGAATCGGTGCTGTTGGAGCAGTATGGTCGCGAGAGTGATGAGGGGCCAACGCTCGCCGTGGAGGCCACACCGTCTGAAGAACACGCGGAAATCGTGCTCTTCACGACGCAGCCGCTCGACCGGGCGGAAGTGAACCAGCGCATCCGCACGGCGGGACTTTCGGCGTTGCACAACGTGAACCGGGTCGAATGGGTTGAAACGATACCCGTGCTGGGAACAGGGAAAACGGACTACCGGGCGCTGCGCGAGCACCTCCGTACCCAACCGGGCCAGTAG
- a CDS encoding glycosyltransferase family 4 protein, translated as MATICFVSYEIYPTTPGGCGVLLRNAAELLLARGHRIVFLLDVPHSDFKRFQEHDRLQMPNAEHCWAYEVQALVGERAGSEHDVTSTFAHRSLRFALALRRVQEHESLDYVEFFDYCGPAYYALATRLFEPSGVPTAAPVIGIRLHGSIELIDEVGATHDVNRDRYRLYALERGAFRLADAILAPSRSYYEATAAQRYGLPAERVAVSQSPRQDFPRVTQRPALDRHFRILFLGRIYHLKGVDQLVHAALLLLRRRPQLRCTFDLIGLDSAESPFGTSSIAYLRAQIPPALRPRFEFPGHVERAAIVRRLDETLFAVFPNRFESFCYALHEVYDAGVPVIINNLPAFRAFFEHERNALFYDGTTEGLLAAMECLLDDDALRERITRPYAVATEPLGVFYDHPRPLGAPAPDVTTPTVLVVVLAPKGLESAAETLGDLAAQTAPPAKIVCLLPAGDEADTIVPWLGRPWRVVDPHGTPQATVDFLTRDALVTLWAGDRAAPDWLARCTAALQRWPAAAFTGTWAQRGGQLVPSFLDVAPDLHPFDHGGELTRVLLRTQPGRLAVDLLDANLGALGELGALWRAIGRWGPGVLLPEPLLELIDDRQPLDPVLFHYLLLSAGRALPDGWQRAAGLLATRVTGHDSTNTAAYAELLELRRNLRRPGFYMRKAAQKLLGRLRGNRG; from the coding sequence GTGGCAACGATCTGCTTCGTAAGTTACGAGATCTACCCGACTACACCGGGCGGCTGCGGTGTACTGTTGCGCAACGCCGCCGAACTGCTCTTGGCTCGCGGGCACCGCATCGTCTTCCTGTTGGACGTACCGCACTCTGATTTCAAGCGTTTCCAGGAGCACGACCGCCTCCAGATGCCCAACGCGGAGCACTGCTGGGCCTACGAGGTGCAGGCGCTGGTCGGTGAGCGGGCCGGGTCCGAGCACGACGTCACCAGCACCTTCGCGCACCGCAGCCTGCGCTTCGCGCTCGCACTGCGGCGCGTGCAGGAGCACGAGTCCCTCGATTATGTGGAGTTTTTCGACTACTGCGGTCCGGCCTATTACGCCTTGGCCACGCGACTGTTCGAACCCAGCGGAGTCCCGACGGCGGCGCCGGTGATCGGCATCCGGCTGCACGGCTCGATCGAGCTCATCGACGAGGTCGGAGCAACCCATGATGTGAACCGTGACCGTTACCGGCTCTATGCCTTGGAACGCGGCGCCTTTCGGCTTGCGGATGCTATCCTTGCCCCGTCCCGGTCGTACTACGAAGCCACGGCTGCCCAGCGCTATGGCCTGCCGGCTGAGCGTGTCGCCGTCTCCCAATCCCCACGCCAGGATTTTCCACGCGTGACGCAGCGCCCTGCGCTCGACCGACACTTCCGGATCCTGTTCCTCGGCCGCATCTACCATCTCAAGGGGGTCGACCAGCTCGTACACGCCGCCTTGCTGCTGCTCCGGCGGCGCCCGCAATTGCGCTGCACTTTCGATCTCATCGGCCTTGACAGTGCGGAGAGTCCGTTCGGCACAAGCAGCATCGCGTATCTCCGCGCGCAGATTCCCCCGGCTCTGCGCCCGCGATTTGAGTTCCCCGGCCACGTCGAACGGGCTGCCATCGTGCGCCGCCTGGACGAAACCCTCTTTGCCGTGTTTCCCAACCGGTTCGAGTCCTTTTGCTACGCGTTGCACGAAGTCTACGACGCAGGTGTGCCGGTCATCATCAACAACTTGCCCGCCTTCCGCGCATTCTTCGAGCATGAGCGCAACGCCCTATTCTACGACGGGACGACCGAGGGCCTGCTGGCAGCGATGGAATGCCTGCTCGACGATGATGCCCTCCGTGAGCGCATCACCCGGCCTTACGCGGTCGCGACCGAACCGCTTGGCGTGTTCTATGACCATCCGCGACCGCTGGGCGCACCCGCGCCGGACGTCACTACTCCCACCGTGCTGGTGGTCGTGCTCGCACCCAAGGGTCTGGAATCCGCTGCAGAGACCCTCGGTGACTTGGCGGCACAGACCGCCCCCCCGGCAAAGATCGTGTGCCTTTTGCCGGCTGGCGACGAGGCAGACACCATCGTCCCGTGGTTGGGCCGACCATGGCGAGTTGTAGACCCACACGGTACCCCACAGGCAACTGTGGATTTCCTGACGCGTGATGCGCTGGTGACGCTTTGGGCAGGAGATCGCGCCGCGCCGGACTGGTTGGCGCGCTGTACCGCGGCTCTTCAACGGTGGCCGGCGGCAGCGTTTACCGGCACTTGGGCGCAGCGCGGTGGTCAGCTTGTGCCTTCGTTCCTCGACGTAGCGCCCGATCTGCACCCCTTCGACCACGGGGGCGAACTGACCCGCGTCCTGCTGCGCACACAACCGGGTCGGTTGGCCGTGGACCTGCTGGATGCGAATCTGGGTGCGCTCGGGGAACTTGGCGCGCTCTGGCGCGCCATCGGCCGGTGGGGCCCGGGTGTACTGCTGCCTGAACCACTGCTCGAACTCATCGACGATCGCCAGCCACTCGACCCGGTCTTGTTCCATTACCTACTTCTGAGTGCCGGCCGGGCGCTGCCGGATGGCTGGCAACGGGCCGCGGGCTTGCTCGCCACGCGTGTCACCGGGCACGACAGCACGAACACTGCCGCTTATGCAGAGCTGCTCGAGTTACGTCGCAATCTGCGCCGGCCGGGCTTCTACATGCGTAAAGCCGCTCAGAAACTGTTGGGGCGACTCCGCGGGAATCGCGGTTGA
- the gcvT gene encoding glycine cleavage system aminomethyltransferase GcvT, which produces MLQTPLLDLHRDHNARLVDFAGWEMPIMYTGIVEEHQYTRQHCTMFDVSHMGRVEFRGPDAERFLEWLNTRNIGTSQPGMCRYSHMCREDGGILDDVIVSRAADHFLVVCNASNRTKLLAWWEQHRSGFNVDITDRTFETAMVALQGPEALSTLSRVLPLPLDLAGLRNYRFLAGNAFGLEYFIARSGYTGEDGFEIILPVKLALSAARLVLSQSAEIGAPIRLAGLGARDTLRLEAGMPLYGHELSEDWDSLSAGQGWAVDLSKDFIGRDTLARLKEQGPARLIAGLELSGKRIARQGAAVLSDGEVVGTITSGTQSPTLGRNIALTLIRSDLAVPGTAVEVDIRGRNEAAAVVPLPFYKRPR; this is translated from the coding sequence ATGCTCCAGACACCGCTGCTTGACCTGCATCGCGATCACAACGCCCGTCTTGTCGATTTCGCCGGCTGGGAAATGCCCATCATGTACACGGGCATCGTCGAGGAGCACCAATATACGCGCCAGCACTGCACCATGTTCGACGTGTCGCACATGGGACGCGTCGAATTCCGCGGCCCGGACGCGGAGCGTTTCCTTGAATGGCTTAACACCCGCAACATCGGCACCAGCCAACCCGGTATGTGCCGCTACAGCCACATGTGCCGGGAGGACGGCGGCATCCTGGACGACGTGATCGTCTCGCGGGCTGCCGACCACTTCCTCGTGGTCTGCAATGCGTCGAACCGCACCAAGTTGCTCGCCTGGTGGGAACAGCATCGCAGCGGCTTCAACGTCGACATTACGGACCGCACGTTTGAAACCGCGATGGTTGCTCTCCAGGGGCCGGAGGCCCTCAGCACCCTTTCGCGCGTGTTGCCCCTGCCGCTCGATCTCGCCGGTTTACGCAACTACCGCTTCCTCGCCGGTAATGCCTTTGGGCTGGAGTACTTCATCGCCCGCAGCGGCTACACCGGCGAGGACGGCTTCGAAATCATCCTGCCGGTCAAACTGGCGCTCTCCGCAGCGCGCTTGGTCCTCAGCCAGTCGGCCGAAATCGGCGCCCCCATCCGGCTTGCCGGCCTCGGTGCCCGCGACACACTCCGGCTTGAGGCGGGCATGCCGCTCTATGGTCACGAACTGAGCGAAGACTGGGACTCCCTCTCCGCCGGCCAGGGCTGGGCCGTCGATCTCTCCAAGGATTTCATCGGCCGCGACACGCTTGCCCGTCTCAAGGAACAGGGGCCCGCCCGGCTCATTGCCGGCCTCGAACTCTCCGGCAAACGCATTGCCCGCCAGGGCGCGGCGGTACTCAGCGACGGTGAAGTCGTCGGCACCATTACCAGCGGCACGCAAAGCCCAACACTCGGCCGCAACATCGCGCTGACGCTCATCCGCAGCGATCTCGCGGTCCCTGGCACAGCCGTCGAGGTTGACATCCGCGGCCGGAACGAGGCAGCGGCGGTTGTGCCGCTACCGTTCTACAAGCGGCCGCGCTGA
- a CDS encoding DUF2961 domain-containing protein translates to MPKEPTTKTARFFLLGSWAVLAAVVLPGCVPLPASELRTTGDVLAEQRAAATPPDPARADVGLTSLADPTPLPTFGPWQYEQFASHNRKPDRGLWNPGGKDFNNFIARYGGGRLLLFEDLDGPPPDTVNLGGYLLAAVDDGPGFVGRMWFTRFTLADVFSPRLLTGEGLGRFEQERLRIYVDDLRAPAVDVPLAAFGQTAPFNMPLAGPNSSAVLSYVPISFERRLRIVLADAQPLAGYFYHVNVQRTATPTRPFSVRLADDSTYDRAVATLTARTLPEIGRPRVVVDHLPVTLMPQISTTLFDHLGAGTVTTLRLRSTVSAAAAWRDVRLRITYDEAIDAAIDVPLSAFFGLHEAVAPFETLPLAVTIQNDELVATCRLPMPFRRNVHITLHHDGPSPVPLVVDVALADLLPPEPFGYLHARFHEVAGPQPRGSRHEVVTLVGRGRYVGTFAFGVGRPDERVTEISGALNLLEGNESGTIDGRRRIPGTGTEDYYNGGFYFGTGPFDHPLAACNHVAGGPADARGSFSAVRWHLLTDTIDFTDSFALNFEYGANHPRLVERYATVGYYYLDRP, encoded by the coding sequence ATGCCGAAGGAACCTACAACCAAAACTGCGCGTTTCTTCCTCCTGGGTTCTTGGGCCGTGCTCGCGGCCGTAGTGCTGCCCGGCTGCGTGCCGCTCCCTGCCAGCGAACTCCGCACTACGGGAGACGTGCTCGCCGAGCAGCGCGCCGCCGCTACACCGCCTGACCCGGCGCGCGCCGATGTCGGCCTCACAAGTCTCGCTGACCCCACCCCCCTGCCCACCTTCGGTCCATGGCAGTACGAGCAGTTCGCCAGCCACAATCGCAAGCCCGACCGCGGCCTCTGGAATCCCGGCGGCAAGGACTTCAATAACTTCATCGCTCGTTACGGGGGGGGGCGTCTCCTGCTCTTCGAAGATCTCGACGGACCACCCCCGGATACCGTCAACCTCGGCGGCTACTTGCTCGCCGCCGTCGATGATGGTCCTGGCTTTGTCGGCCGAATGTGGTTCACACGCTTTACCCTCGCCGACGTGTTCAGTCCACGACTTCTGACCGGCGAGGGTCTCGGCCGTTTTGAGCAGGAGCGGCTGCGCATCTATGTCGACGACCTTCGTGCACCGGCCGTCGACGTACCCCTCGCGGCGTTCGGACAGACGGCCCCATTCAACATGCCACTGGCGGGCCCGAACTCCTCCGCCGTACTCAGCTATGTGCCAATCAGCTTCGAGCGCCGCCTGCGCATCGTTCTCGCCGACGCCCAGCCGCTCGCGGGTTACTTCTATCACGTAAACGTCCAGCGAACCGCGACACCCACGCGTCCGTTCTCGGTGCGGTTGGCCGACGATTCCACCTATGACCGCGCCGTTGCGACGTTGACCGCCCGCACCCTGCCCGAGATTGGCCGGCCGCGCGTGGTGGTCGATCATCTCCCGGTTACCCTCATGCCGCAGATCTCAACGACACTGTTCGATCATCTCGGTGCCGGCACCGTGACCACCCTGCGGCTGCGTTCCACGGTCAGTGCCGCCGCGGCGTGGCGCGACGTGCGCCTCCGGATCACCTACGATGAAGCGATCGACGCCGCCATCGACGTTCCGCTGTCCGCGTTCTTCGGCCTGCACGAGGCCGTGGCCCCCTTCGAGACGCTGCCGCTTGCCGTTACGATCCAGAACGACGAACTCGTAGCCACTTGCCGCCTGCCGATGCCATTTCGCCGCAACGTACATATCACGCTGCATCACGACGGCCCGAGCCCCGTGCCCCTCGTGGTGGATGTCGCCCTGGCAGATCTACTACCGCCTGAACCGTTCGGGTACCTCCACGCGCGCTTCCACGAGGTCGCTGGCCCACAGCCACGCGGCAGTCGACACGAGGTTGTCACGCTCGTTGGCCGTGGGCGGTACGTCGGAACCTTCGCCTTCGGAGTTGGCCGCCCGGACGAGCGGGTAACGGAAATCTCGGGCGCCCTGAATCTCCTCGAAGGAAACGAATCCGGTACGATCGACGGCCGGCGCCGAATCCCCGGAACCGGTACCGAAGACTATTACAACGGCGGGTTCTACTTCGGGACGGGCCCCTTCGATCATCCCCTTGCGGCGTGCAACCATGTGGCCGGCGGCCCTGCCGATGCGCGCGGATCGTTCTCAGCGGTGCGTTGGCACCTCCTCACCGACACCATCGACTTTACAGATTCGTTCGCGCTCAACTTCGAATACGGTGCCAATCATCCGCGCCTGGTCGAGCGCTACGCGACGGTCGGGTATTATTATCTGGACCGGCCGTAG
- a CDS encoding LPP20 family lipoprotein, with protein sequence MRRLNAVTLVVMLLSGVLSAGAQGVSPEQNKLLSKRAAEADAYRKLAEAVYGLQINSTTYVRDFVTESDDIRTSVDAFIKGIRLGEPRWYEDLSCEVPAEVTVASVIETLRSSHERHYKGNSIRTEDFVSMTQRIEKKIIKVTGMGAPRPDLPPDLPIGVEEYLTPPPPELPPAPIPDIWRQVGPQARLMAIRAARVDAIRKLAERIRGLRLTSTTQVRDFVTESDEILTELNTVMATSGEEIRTYLHHNELIAEVTIRIPTEQVITTIKKLHSRHYKGGEVRGHDVENIVKTVVKRDFEATGMGVPPAQYVQRANQSATFPAPDWSLRPLQATGQGTDPEIETPQGRLKAVRAAELDAKRKLAEQVVGLQIRGTTYVRDFVTESDEVQTLVDAIIVGAVITRTEIADGVANVTVAVPGMELWAILHRQLIRSSR encoded by the coding sequence ATGCGCAGACTCAACGCGGTGACGCTGGTAGTCATGCTCCTGAGCGGGGTCCTGTCCGCCGGAGCGCAGGGGGTTTCACCGGAGCAGAACAAGCTCCTTTCGAAGCGCGCAGCCGAAGCTGATGCGTATCGTAAACTCGCGGAAGCGGTCTACGGTTTGCAGATTAACTCGACCACCTACGTGCGCGACTTCGTAACGGAATCGGATGACATCCGAACCAGCGTGGACGCCTTCATCAAGGGTATCCGGCTGGGCGAGCCACGCTGGTACGAGGACCTTTCCTGCGAAGTACCCGCCGAGGTCACAGTTGCAAGCGTGATCGAGACGCTGCGCTCCAGCCATGAACGGCACTACAAGGGCAACAGCATCCGGACGGAAGACTTCGTCAGCATGACCCAGCGCATCGAGAAGAAAATCATCAAGGTGACTGGCATGGGGGCGCCACGCCCGGACTTGCCGCCGGATCTCCCGATCGGAGTCGAGGAATATCTCACGCCCCCACCGCCGGAACTTCCGCCCGCCCCGATACCCGACATCTGGCGCCAGGTCGGTCCCCAGGCCCGGCTCATGGCGATCCGCGCCGCGCGCGTCGATGCGATTCGGAAACTCGCGGAGCGCATCCGCGGGCTGCGCCTGACCTCGACTACGCAGGTGCGCGATTTCGTCACCGAGAGCGACGAGATTCTCACCGAGCTCAACACAGTCATGGCCACGTCCGGCGAGGAAATCCGCACCTACCTGCATCACAATGAGCTGATCGCGGAAGTTACCATCCGCATTCCGACTGAGCAGGTCATCACCACAATCAAGAAGCTGCACAGCCGGCACTACAAGGGCGGCGAGGTGCGCGGCCACGATGTCGAGAACATCGTCAAGACGGTCGTCAAGCGCGACTTCGAGGCCACCGGCATGGGCGTACCACCGGCCCAATACGTCCAGCGCGCCAACCAGAGCGCAACGTTCCCGGCACCCGACTGGTCACTGCGGCCGCTGCAGGCCACCGGCCAAGGCACCGACCCCGAGATTGAGACACCGCAGGGGCGGCTCAAGGCCGTTCGGGCAGCCGAGCTCGATGCGAAGCGCAAGCTCGCCGAGCAGGTCGTGGGGCTTCAGATTCGTGGCACGACCTATGTCCGGGACTTCGTCACCGAATCCGATGAGGTGCAGACGCTGGTAGATGCGATCATTGTCGGTGCGGTCATCACCCGCACGGAGATTGCCGACGGCGTCGCGAACGTGACGGTCGCCGTACCCGGCATGGAGCTCTGGGCCATCCTGCACCGGCAATTGATTCGCAGCAGCCGTTAG
- a CDS encoding FliA/WhiG family RNA polymerase sigma factor — protein sequence MTRGRNPRGRLRRVSREHRVQSLPDAAAVLQVWQEFKATGGDTLRNKLIEHYLYLVRYNAERIGAKLPDEVDVDDLMSSGIFGLVDAIDAFDLERGVKFETYCAPRIRGAILDELRSMDWVPRLVRHRAQKLASATRALEVELGRIPSDDELARRLNMSRGQFQKLLRDASAVSLVSLSRKFTDPDSQRDIFEIDVLPDERGTDPVTEAQKQDLKELLTRSLSRAEQLIVVLYYYEQMTMKQIGQTLDLSESRVSQMHSAILANLRAQLQARAEAAAPQPADAS from the coding sequence ATGACACGCGGACGTAATCCCCGCGGCCGGCTGCGCCGCGTCAGTCGTGAACACCGCGTTCAGTCGCTACCGGATGCGGCCGCGGTTCTGCAGGTCTGGCAGGAATTCAAAGCGACGGGGGGCGATACGCTCCGCAACAAGCTGATCGAGCACTATCTCTACCTCGTGCGATACAACGCGGAACGGATTGGTGCGAAGCTGCCGGATGAGGTTGATGTCGATGACCTGATGAGCTCGGGGATTTTCGGGCTGGTCGATGCGATCGACGCCTTTGACCTGGAGCGCGGAGTCAAGTTCGAGACCTATTGCGCCCCGCGGATTCGCGGCGCGATCCTCGACGAGCTGCGCAGCATGGATTGGGTGCCGCGGCTGGTGCGACACCGGGCGCAGAAGCTCGCCAGTGCGACACGTGCACTGGAGGTCGAACTGGGTCGGATTCCAAGCGACGATGAACTGGCCCGTCGGCTGAACATGTCGCGCGGCCAGTTTCAGAAGCTGCTCCGTGACGCCAGCGCGGTCTCACTGGTGTCACTTTCGCGCAAGTTCACCGATCCCGATTCTCAGAGGGACATCTTCGAGATTGACGTCCTGCCCGACGAGCGTGGCACTGATCCCGTGACCGAAGCCCAGAAGCAGGACCTGAAGGAACTGCTCACGCGCAGCTTAAGCCGTGCCGAGCAGCTCATCGTCGTGCTGTACTATTACGAGCAGATGACCATGAAGCAGATCGGGCAGACGCTCGATCTATCCGAGTCCCGCGTCAGCCAGATGCATTCTGCGATCCTCGCCAACCTGCGCGCGCAGCTTCAGGCCCGCGCCGAGGCCGCCGCTCCGCAACCGGCCGACGCCTCGTGA